From a single Okeanomitos corallinicola TIOX110 genomic region:
- a CDS encoding NUDIX domain-containing protein, with translation MNNPGTIRVIVLALIKDGDRIFVSEGYDPTKQSTFYRALGGGVEFGETSRIALAREFQEEIQADLTNIRYLSCIENLFIFNGKQGHEIIQLYQCDFADSKFYQIESLTFSETPERKHRALWVEIAKFKSGELRLVPEVFFDYL, from the coding sequence ATGAACAACCCAGGTACAATTCGCGTCATAGTTTTAGCCTTAATTAAGGATGGTGACAGAATATTTGTTTCTGAAGGATATGATCCCACAAAACAATCAACATTTTATCGTGCTTTAGGTGGTGGTGTAGAATTTGGTGAAACCAGTCGCATAGCATTAGCAAGAGAATTTCAAGAAGAAATTCAAGCAGATTTAACCAACATTCGCTATTTAAGTTGTATCGAAAACCTGTTTATTTTCAATGGTAAACAAGGACATGAAATCATCCAACTTTATCAATGCGACTTTGCAGATTCTAAATTTTACCAAATTGAAAGTTTAACCTTTTCCGAAACCCCAGAAAGAAAACATCGCGCTTTATGGGTAGAAATTGCCAAGTTTAAATCAGGAGAACTAAGATTAGTACCAGAAGTATTTTTTGATTATTTGTAA
- a CDS encoding energy-coupling factor ABC transporter ATP-binding protein — protein MLYLRNLTYHPTACPTAILKSINLELPTQQLGLIIGPSGSGKSTLLEILSGLAEPTSGAAFWREQPLISEQLQQLAGIVFQFPERHFCGGTILEELRLGHPELGTERVHKALQEVGLDHLSLSASPHALSGGQQRRLALAVQLIRQPNVLLLDEPTAGLDWSMRRQLVNLLGKLKKDWTLLVVTHDAGDMLPIADSCWTLNHGVLESVDPKSLEKKLSETVVN, from the coding sequence ATGCTATATCTCAGAAATTTAACTTATCATCCCACCGCTTGTCCCACAGCAATTCTTAAATCTATTAATTTGGAATTACCAACCCAGCAGTTAGGTTTGATTATAGGTCCGAGTGGTTCTGGTAAAAGCACATTATTAGAAATTTTATCAGGATTGGCTGAACCTACATCTGGTGCAGCTTTTTGGAGAGAACAACCGCTAATATCTGAACAATTACAACAATTAGCAGGTATCGTTTTTCAATTTCCAGAAAGGCACTTTTGCGGTGGTACAATCTTAGAAGAATTACGTTTAGGCCATCCCGAATTAGGTACAGAACGAGTTCATAAGGCATTACAGGAAGTAGGATTAGATCATTTATCACTTTCCGCATCACCTCATGCTTTAAGCGGTGGACAGCAGCGACGTTTAGCTTTAGCTGTTCAACTAATTAGACAACCAAATGTACTATTATTAGATGAACCTACGGCTGGTTTGGACTGGTCAATGCGTCGTCAATTAGTCAATTTATTAGGGAAGTTAAAAAAAGATTGGACTTTATTAGTTGTAACACACGATGCTGGAGATATGTTGCCAATAGCAGATAGTTGTTGGACATTAAATCATGGTGTTTTAGAATCTGTTGATCCGAAAAGTCTAGAAAAGAAGTTATCTGAAACTGTTGTGAATTAA
- a CDS encoding Sll0314/Alr1548 family TPR repeat-containing protein — protein sequence MSKQFLMSPFRMFSQFSVVFKVTFVTTIALNLWINPSLAGDPFRRSQPHKIGDRTEAAFNAIFQQGNYPAAAEYLEKSIADEPDEPLAYALKASLAYGKQDINSLDKYSKKTLIAAQKLIARDSLRGNLYTGVGHFLEGAVILLRGGSINSASQAFAKLAKVYEYLDKAEAINANDPEFNLIKGYMNLMLAVNLPVISPEQAIDKLEKNAAPKYLVERGIALAYRDLKKYSQALDYVNRALKTTADNPEIYYLKAQILHEKGKKEKSQNLIKEAIAHFEKALTKKSQLPASLVKQIEYEHNLAKNRLK from the coding sequence ATGTCTAAACAGTTTTTAATGTCCCCATTCAGGATGTTTTCACAATTTTCTGTAGTTTTTAAGGTGACTTTTGTTACTACTATAGCTTTAAACCTGTGGATTAATCCATCATTAGCGGGTGATCCTTTTCGTCGCAGTCAACCCCATAAAATTGGAGATCGCACTGAAGCAGCATTTAACGCTATTTTTCAACAGGGAAATTATCCAGCAGCAGCAGAGTATCTGGAAAAATCAATTGCTGATGAACCAGATGAACCTTTAGCTTATGCGTTGAAAGCTTCCTTAGCTTATGGGAAGCAAGATATAAATAGCTTAGATAAGTATAGTAAAAAAACTTTAATAGCTGCACAAAAATTAATTGCACGGGATTCATTACGTGGGAATTTATACACTGGAGTTGGTCATTTTTTAGAAGGTGCGGTAATTTTGTTACGAGGAGGAAGTATTAATAGTGCATCTCAAGCATTTGCTAAATTAGCAAAAGTCTATGAATATTTAGACAAAGCAGAAGCTATTAATGCTAATGATCCAGAGTTCAACTTAATTAAAGGCTATATGAATTTAATGTTAGCCGTCAATTTACCTGTAATTAGTCCCGAACAAGCAATTGATAAACTAGAAAAAAATGCAGCACCGAAATATTTAGTAGAACGAGGTATTGCTTTAGCTTATAGAGATTTAAAAAAATATTCCCAAGCTTTAGATTATGTAAATCGGGCTTTAAAAACAACTGCTGACAACCCAGAAATTTATTATCTCAAAGCCCAGATATTACATGAAAAGGGTAAAAAAGAAAAAAGTCAGAATTTAATTAAGGAAGCGATCGCACATTTTGAGAAAGCATTAACCAAAAAATCCCAACTTCCGGCTAGTTTAGTCAAACAAATTGAATATGAACACAACTTAGCTAAAAACAGACTTAAATAA
- a CDS encoding Uma2 family endonuclease, translating into MSIQLVTRRFTVAQYHQMNQAGILTEDDRVELINGEIIEMSPIGRKHAACVDRLNYLLAILLGTKVIIRVQNPILLNNLSEPQPDIALLKPRADFYESGHPQPQDTFLLIEVADSSLEYDRDIKIPLYANSGILEVWLVDILEQTITVYRQPTANGYSEIKTFHRGEILDILAFSEIKTTVDSILG; encoded by the coding sequence ATGTCTATACAATTAGTAACCAGACGTTTCACCGTTGCACAATATCATCAAATGAATCAAGCAGGTATTTTAACAGAAGATGATAGAGTTGAATTAATCAACGGAGAAATTATTGAAATGTCACCAATTGGTAGAAAACACGCAGCTTGTGTAGATAGACTCAATTATTTACTAGCTATTTTGCTAGGAACAAAAGTAATTATCAGAGTTCAAAATCCCATTCTATTAAATAACCTATCAGAACCCCAACCGGATATAGCATTACTTAAACCCCGTGCAGACTTTTATGAATCTGGACATCCTCAACCACAGGATACATTTTTATTAATAGAAGTTGCAGATAGTAGTCTGGAATATGATCGAGATATCAAAATTCCACTTTATGCAAATAGTGGTATTTTAGAAGTTTGGTTAGTTGATATTTTAGAACAAACAATCACTGTTTATCGTCAACCAACAGCAAATGGATATAGCGAAATCAAGACTTTTCACCGTGGTGAAATTTTAGATATTTTAGCATTTTCAGAAATTAAGACTACCGTTGATAGCATTTTAGGATAG
- the ftsH2 gene encoding ATP-dependent zinc metalloprotease FtsH2: protein MKFSWRIVALWSVLALVIGFFFWQGTFAGGAGDMSQNTANTRMTYGRFLEYLDADRVINVDLYDGGRTAIIEANDQDIENRVQRWRVDLPINAPELINKLKAHNVSFDAHPIRNDGAIWGLLGNLLFPVLLITGLFFLFRRSNNMPGGPGQAMNFGKSRARFQMEAKTGVKFDDVAGIEEAKEELEEVVTFLKQPEKFTAVGAKIPKGVLLIGPPGTGKTLLAKAIAGEAGVPFFSISGSEFVEMFVGVGASRVRDLFKKAKDNAPCIIFIDEIDAVGRQRGAGIGGGNDEREQTLNQLLTEMDGFEGNTGIIIIAATNRPDVLDSALLRPGRFDRQVSVDAPDIKGRLEILEVHARNKKLDDGVSLEAIARRTPGFTGADLANLLNEAAILTARRRKDAITLLEIDDAVDRVVAGMEGTPLVDSKSKRLIAYHEVGHALVGTLLKDHDPVQKVTLIPRGQAQGLTWFMPNEEQGLISRSQLKARITGALGGRAAEEVIFGAAEVTTGAGGDLQQLSGMARQMVTRFGMSDLGPLSLESQQGEVFLGRDWTTRSEYSDSIAARIDGQVRAIAEECYDNAKRIIRENRSVTDRLVDLLIEKETIDGDEFRQIVAEYTEVPEKQQFVPQL, encoded by the coding sequence ATGAAATTTTCATGGAGAATTGTAGCACTCTGGTCAGTGCTGGCCTTGGTAATCGGCTTTTTCTTTTGGCAAGGCACGTTTGCGGGTGGTGCTGGGGACATGAGTCAAAATACAGCCAATACCCGTATGACCTATGGGCGCTTTCTAGAATATTTAGACGCTGATCGTGTGATCAACGTAGATTTGTATGATGGTGGTAGAACTGCAATTATCGAAGCTAACGACCAAGATATTGAAAATCGGGTGCAACGTTGGCGCGTAGATTTACCTATTAATGCTCCTGAGTTGATCAACAAACTCAAAGCACATAATGTCAGTTTTGACGCTCACCCCATCCGCAATGATGGCGCGATTTGGGGTTTGTTGGGTAATCTTTTATTCCCAGTTTTATTGATTACTGGTTTATTCTTTTTGTTCCGGCGCTCTAATAATATGCCTGGTGGACCTGGCCAAGCCATGAACTTTGGTAAGTCTCGCGCTCGTTTCCAAATGGAAGCGAAAACTGGAGTAAAGTTTGATGATGTGGCGGGAATTGAAGAAGCTAAGGAAGAATTAGAAGAAGTTGTGACTTTCTTAAAACAGCCTGAGAAATTTACGGCTGTTGGTGCAAAAATTCCTAAAGGTGTACTATTAATTGGACCACCTGGAACTGGTAAGACCTTATTAGCTAAGGCGATCGCTGGTGAAGCTGGTGTACCTTTCTTTAGTATTTCCGGTTCTGAGTTTGTAGAAATGTTTGTGGGTGTGGGTGCTTCCCGTGTCCGTGATTTGTTCAAAAAAGCTAAGGATAATGCTCCTTGTATCATCTTTATTGATGAAATTGATGCGGTAGGTCGTCAACGGGGTGCTGGTATCGGTGGTGGTAATGATGAACGGGAGCAAACCTTAAACCAACTGTTAACAGAAATGGATGGTTTTGAAGGTAATACTGGCATCATTATTATTGCTGCTACTAACCGTCCAGATGTGCTTGACTCGGCGCTGTTGCGTCCTGGTCGTTTCGATAGACAGGTTTCTGTGGATGCTCCTGATATTAAAGGACGTTTGGAAATTCTCGAAGTCCACGCTCGGAATAAAAAATTAGATGACGGTGTCTCTTTAGAAGCGATCGCTCGTCGTACTCCTGGTTTTACAGGTGCAGATTTAGCTAACCTCCTGAATGAAGCAGCTATCCTTACCGCTAGAAGACGCAAGGACGCAATTACCCTGTTAGAAATTGATGATGCTGTAGACAGAGTAGTTGCAGGGATGGAAGGTACTCCTTTGGTAGACAGCAAGAGTAAGCGGTTAATTGCTTACCATGAAGTTGGCCATGCTTTGGTTGGTACTTTATTGAAAGACCATGATCCTGTTCAAAAAGTTACGCTTATTCCTAGAGGACAAGCACAGGGTTTAACTTGGTTTATGCCTAACGAAGAACAGGGTTTAATTTCCCGTTCTCAACTCAAAGCTAGAATTACTGGTGCTTTGGGTGGTCGTGCTGCTGAAGAGGTAATTTTCGGTGCTGCGGAAGTGACAACTGGTGCTGGTGGAGATCTACAACAGTTATCAGGTATGGCACGACAAATGGTAACACGGTTTGGGATGTCTGATTTAGGGCCTTTGTCTTTGGAAAGTCAACAAGGTGAAGTGTTCTTGGGTCGTGACTGGACTACTCGTTCTGAGTATTCTGATTCTATTGCTGCTCGGATTGATGGTCAAGTCAGAGCGATCGCCGAGGAATGCTACGATAATGCGAAGAGAATTATCCGTGAAAACCGCAGTGTTACAGATCGCTTGGTTGATTTGTTGATTGAGAAGGAAACTATTGACGGTGATGAGTTCCGGCAAATTGTGGCTGAATACACTGAAGTTCCTGAAAAGCAACAGTTTGTTCCTCAACTATAA
- a CDS encoding DUF3531 family protein yields the protein MYIQFREFNPFDVWIWIKFSNVPSQQEKQYVEEVFNSWFYLGKLGGFNSENLQVQETGSDLSYMNYDDKGYDKSMLALMHNMGEFEYEGEWGRCWFDLGTSDAISLDILLNALTQLSEEYVTIEALYLGGENEDWLIEDDETRAYSIYDN from the coding sequence ATGTACATTCAATTTCGAGAATTTAACCCCTTTGATGTTTGGATCTGGATCAAATTTAGTAACGTTCCTTCCCAACAAGAAAAACAATATGTAGAAGAAGTATTTAACTCCTGGTTTTATTTAGGTAAATTAGGAGGATTTAATTCTGAAAATTTGCAAGTTCAAGAGACAGGTTCAGACCTTAGCTACATGAATTATGATGACAAAGGTTATGATAAAAGTATGTTAGCTTTAATGCACAACATGGGAGAATTTGAATATGAAGGAGAATGGGGAAGATGCTGGTTTGACTTAGGAACAAGTGATGCGATCTCCCTAGATATTCTCCTCAATGCACTCACTCAATTAAGTGAAGAATACGTCACCATTGAAGCTTTATATTTAGGTGGTGAAAATGAAGATTGGCTAATTGAAGATGATGAAACTCGCGCATACTCAATTTACGATAACTAA